A region from the Hyalangium ruber genome encodes:
- a CDS encoding VOC family protein: MLRILSSMLLVLTLSGCATAPARQPATAPTSGAALMRLGNFSVSLAVKDLAASRAFYEKLGFRVFGGDQAQNWLIMQNETSTIGLFQGMFDKNILTFNPGWDRNATALADFDDVRELQKTLQARGLTLASAADESSTGPASLMLIDPDGNPILIDQHVPKPAR, translated from the coding sequence ATGCTTCGAATTCTCAGCAGCATGCTGCTTGTCCTCACCCTGAGCGGCTGCGCGACGGCGCCTGCTCGCCAACCCGCCACCGCCCCGACCTCAGGAGCCGCACTCATGCGCCTCGGCAATTTTTCCGTCAGCCTCGCCGTCAAGGACCTCGCCGCCTCCCGCGCGTTCTACGAGAAGCTTGGCTTCAGGGTCTTCGGCGGTGACCAGGCCCAGAACTGGCTCATCATGCAGAACGAGACCAGCACCATCGGCCTCTTCCAGGGAATGTTCGACAAGAACATCCTGACGTTCAATCCGGGCTGGGACCGCAACGCCACTGCACTCGCCGACTTTGACGACGTCCGCGAGCTCCAGAAGACCCTCCAGGCCCGTGGCCTCACCCTCGCCTCCGCCGCCGACGAATCCTCCACCGGCCCCGCGAGCCTCATGCTCATCGATCCCGATGGCAACCCCATCCTGATTGATCAGCACGTCCCGAAGCCGGCGCGCTGA
- a CDS encoding ATP-dependent RecD-like DNA helicase: MSASRSSPVYAAEVGGILPSARDGAPSAHEASSPERPTTTVEGSLERITYANEEAAWSVVRVLLPGRKEPITAVGNLLGAQPGEFLRLTGSWVQDRKYGEQFRVVSFATVKPATLVGIEKYLGSGLVKGVGPAMARRLVQHFGLETLDIIDSKPERLAEVKGFGEKRRKLLRETWAEQRDIRQVMVFLQSHEVPASFAVKVYKQYGARAVDVVRDNPYRLAIDVYGIGFRTADRIARSLGVPPDSPRRAEAGVLHVLREFSEDGHLYAPREKLSARTVEMLEVTPALVEAAITRLDAAEYLAVEGVNALAHPRPEDACEAVYLKALHVSEIGVANLLRALAAWPARPLEVDVERAVAWAEARQGISLAPEQKEAVRQAMVAKVLVITGGPGTGKTTLVNAILSILEKKDRRLLLAAPTGRAAKRMGEATGREAETIHRLLEYNPRTHSFQRDRNNPLQADVLVLDEVSMVDTVLMLSVLKALPPHCQLLLVGDVDQLPSVGPGSVLQDIIASGHVPVVRLKHIFRQAQASLIITNAHRINQGELPQVPPADALADFYFVEKEEPEAILAAVKTLVKERIPRRFGLHPVDEVQVLVPMNRGLIGTASLNAALQEHLNPSGEELVRGNRTFRVGDKVMQVRNNYELNVFNGDIGRVEVIDREEQALVVRYDGRPVAYAWSDLDELVLAYATSVHKSQGSEYPCVVLPLHTQHYTLLQRNLLYTGVTRGRKLVVLVGSKKALGLAVRNGETQKRFTRLAARLRD, from the coding sequence ATGTCCGCTTCCCGTTCCTCCCCGGTGTACGCCGCCGAGGTAGGGGGCATCCTGCCCTCCGCGCGGGATGGGGCCCCCTCGGCCCATGAGGCCAGCTCCCCTGAGCGTCCCACCACCACCGTGGAGGGAAGCCTCGAGCGCATCACCTACGCCAACGAGGAGGCCGCCTGGAGCGTGGTGCGGGTGTTGCTCCCCGGTCGCAAGGAGCCCATCACCGCCGTGGGCAACCTCCTGGGCGCCCAGCCCGGCGAGTTCCTGCGCCTCACCGGCTCGTGGGTGCAGGACCGGAAGTACGGGGAACAGTTCCGCGTCGTCTCCTTCGCGACGGTGAAGCCGGCGACGCTGGTGGGCATCGAGAAGTACCTCGGCAGCGGGCTGGTGAAGGGCGTGGGCCCGGCGATGGCCAGGCGCCTGGTGCAGCACTTCGGCCTGGAGACGCTGGACATCATCGACTCGAAGCCCGAGCGGCTGGCGGAGGTGAAGGGCTTCGGGGAGAAGCGCCGCAAGCTCCTGCGCGAAACGTGGGCCGAGCAGCGCGACATCCGTCAGGTGATGGTCTTCCTGCAGTCCCACGAGGTGCCGGCCAGCTTCGCGGTGAAGGTCTACAAGCAGTACGGCGCCAGGGCGGTGGACGTGGTGCGGGACAATCCCTACCGGTTGGCCATCGACGTGTACGGCATCGGCTTTCGCACCGCCGACCGCATCGCCCGGTCGCTCGGCGTGCCTCCGGACTCGCCCAGGCGCGCCGAGGCGGGGGTGTTGCACGTGCTGCGCGAGTTCTCCGAGGACGGCCACCTCTACGCGCCGCGCGAGAAGCTCAGCGCGCGCACGGTGGAGATGCTGGAGGTGACGCCCGCGCTCGTGGAGGCGGCCATCACCCGGCTCGACGCCGCCGAGTACCTCGCCGTGGAGGGGGTCAACGCCCTGGCCCACCCCCGCCCCGAGGACGCCTGCGAGGCGGTCTACTTGAAGGCGCTGCACGTCTCGGAGATCGGCGTCGCCAACCTCCTCAGGGCGCTCGCCGCCTGGCCCGCGCGGCCCCTGGAGGTGGACGTGGAGCGGGCCGTCGCCTGGGCCGAGGCCCGCCAGGGCATCTCGCTGGCCCCCGAGCAGAAGGAGGCGGTGCGTCAGGCGATGGTGGCCAAGGTGCTGGTCATCACCGGCGGCCCGGGCACGGGGAAGACGACGCTGGTCAACGCGATCCTCTCCATCCTGGAGAAGAAGGACCGCCGGCTGTTGCTCGCGGCCCCCACGGGACGCGCGGCCAAGCGGATGGGGGAAGCGACGGGACGCGAGGCGGAGACCATCCACCGGCTGCTCGAGTACAACCCCCGCACCCACAGCTTCCAACGCGACCGGAACAACCCGCTCCAGGCCGACGTGCTGGTGCTCGATGAGGTGTCCATGGTGGACACCGTGCTGATGCTCAGCGTGCTCAAGGCGCTGCCGCCCCACTGCCAGCTGCTGCTCGTGGGGGACGTGGACCAGCTGCCCAGCGTGGGGCCGGGTAGCGTGCTCCAGGACATCATCGCCTCCGGGCATGTGCCGGTGGTGCGGCTCAAGCACATCTTCCGCCAGGCGCAGGCCAGCCTCATCATCACCAACGCGCACCGCATCAACCAGGGCGAGCTGCCCCAGGTGCCCCCCGCCGACGCGCTGGCCGACTTCTACTTCGTGGAGAAGGAGGAGCCCGAGGCCATCCTCGCGGCCGTCAAGACGCTGGTGAAGGAGCGCATTCCGCGCCGCTTCGGCCTGCACCCGGTGGACGAGGTGCAGGTGCTCGTGCCGATGAACCGGGGCCTCATTGGCACCGCGAGCCTCAACGCGGCGCTGCAGGAGCACCTGAACCCTTCCGGAGAGGAGCTCGTCCGGGGCAATCGGACCTTCCGGGTGGGCGACAAGGTGATGCAGGTGCGCAACAACTACGAGCTCAACGTCTTCAACGGGGACATCGGGCGGGTGGAGGTCATCGACCGCGAGGAGCAGGCGCTGGTGGTGCGCTACGACGGGCGACCGGTGGCCTACGCCTGGTCGGACCTCGATGAGCTGGTGCTCGCCTACGCCACCAGTGTGCACAAGTCGCAGGGCAGCGAGTACCCGTGTGTGGTGCTGCCCCTGCACACGCAGCACTACACGCTGCTGCAGCGCAACCTGCTCTACACCGGCGTGACGCGGGGCCGGAAGCTGGTGGTGCTGGTGGGAAGCAAGAAGGCGCTGGGGCTCGCGGTGCGAAATGGGGAAACCCAGAAGCGCTTCACGCGGCTCGCCGCGCGGCTGCGGGACTAG